The following proteins are co-located in the Ictalurus punctatus breed USDA103 chromosome 14, Coco_2.0, whole genome shotgun sequence genome:
- the scamp2 gene encoding secretory carrier-associated membrane protein 2, with protein sequence MSGFENNFDYPVDVNPFQDPSVTQVTHPGVDHVQQYQPFPGNDSEGTTIPASTVPSQPAVLQPSLEPSPQAAAATGQANLLRQQEELERKAAELERREQELQTRERVTGKENNWPPLPKVFPIKPCFYQDFSEEIPEQHRRLCKMMYYLWMLYCVTLFLNVLACLAYFTVKADYGVDFGLSILWFILFTPCSFLCWFRPVYKAFKSDSSFSFFSFFFIFFSQVVVMIIQSVGIPRWGNSGWISALTEISGHLAVSAVMMVVAVFFTVCAVLSVILLKMVHSHYRHTGASFQKAQQEFSQGVLTNRTFQTAAASAATSAAQSSLQRN encoded by the exons ATGTCAGGTTTCGAGAATAACTTTGACTACCCAGTAGACGTCAACCCTTTTCAG GATCCATCTGTCACACAGGTGACTCATCCTGGAGTGGATCATGTGCAGCAATACCAGCCTTTCCCTGGCAACGACTCT GAAGGCACCACTATCCCAGCCTCTACCGTCCCGTCCCAGCCTGCTGTGCTGCAGCCTTCTTTGGAGCCCAGCCCTCAG GCAGCTGCAGCCACAGGCCAGGCCAATCTGCTGAGACAGCAGGAGGAGCTGGAGAGGAAAGCAGCCGAGCTCGAGCGCAGAGAACAGGAGCTACAGACCAGAGAGCGAGTTACAG GCAAAGAGAACAACTGGCCCCCATTGCCCAAAGTATTCCCCATAAAGCCATGCTTCTACCAGGACTTCTCAGAGGAAATTCCAGAGCAGCACAGACGTCTCTGCAAAATGATGTATTACCTGTGGATGC TGTATTGTGTGACACTGTTTTTAAACGTACTGGCGTGTCTGGCGTACTTCACGGTTAAAGCCGATTACGGAGTGGATTTTGGCCTCTCCATTCTGTGGTTCATCCTCTTCACCCCCTGCTCTTTCCTCTGCTGGTTCCGGCCCGTCTACAAGGCTTTCAA GTCCGACAGCTCCTTCagtttcttttccttcttctttatCTTCTTTTCCCAAGTTGTGGTGATGATTATTCAGTCTGTCGGTATACCCCGATGGGGCAACAG CGGTTGGATTTCGGCTCTCACGGAGATCAGCGGCCACCTGGCGGTGAGCGCAGTAATGATGGTGGTCGCAGTGTTCTTCACCGTGTGCGCCGTGCTGTCGGTCATCcttcttaaaatg GTTCACTCTCATTACCGCCACACCGGTGCGAGCTTCCAGAAAGCGCAGCAGGAGTTTTCTCAGGGCGTGCTCACCAATCGCACGTTCCAGACGGCAGCGGCGAGCGCGGCCACGTCAGCAGCCCAGAGTTCCCTCCAGAGGAACTGA
- the mpi gene encoding mannose-6-phosphate isomerase translates to MEEVRVFPLSCLVQNYAWGKVGLDSEVAKLVLGGDPQAVIQDDRPYAELWMGAHPKGDALIKDNRISQRTLGQWIADYPACLGSKVKDTFQGQLPFLFKVLSVNTALSIQAHPNRELAAKLHAQFPEHYPDNNHKPEMAIALTEFEGLCGFRPVEEIISFLKNVPEFHALVGNEAADELQSSRDNPARASLALKKCFSRMMNCEKKVFVDQLNMLVKRVLEEEAAGKDTSRNNGELLLRLHSQYPGDIGCFSIYFLNRIVLQPGQAMFLGANEPHAYLSGDCVECMACSDNTVRAGLTPKYIDVNTLCEMLNYSPAPASAKKFPSVQDPSDPCVHLYDPPVPDFTVMRIQVPPSVKQYTMSPLDCASILLVIQGEASALSDIMLHRGSVLFISANESVTLQVTSSSGMMMFRACCLL, encoded by the exons ATGGAGGAAGTGAGAG tGTTTCCGCTGTCATGCCTTGTCCAAAACTATGCCTGGGGGAAGGTGGGGCTGGACAGTGAGGTGGCTAAGCTGGTCCTAGGTGGAGATCCTCAAGCTGTCATACAGGATGACAGACCATATGCCGAG cTTTGGATGGGTGCCCACCCTAAGGGAGATGCTCTTATCAAAGACAATCGAATATCACAGAGGACACTGGGCCAGTGGATCGCTGATTACCCAGCGTGTttggggtcaaaggtcaaagaCACATTTCAGGGACAGCTCCCCTTCTTGTTTAAAGTGCTGTCCGTCAACACTGCGCTGTCCATCCAAGCTCATCCCAACAGA GAGCTAGCAGCTAAGCTACATGCGCAATTCCCCGAACACTACCCCGATAACAATCATAAGCCCGAGATGGCGATTGCACTGACCGAGTTCGAAGGCCTCTGTGGTTTTCGGCCGGTGGAGGAAATCATTTCCTTTCTCAAAA ATGTCCCAGAATTCCATGCTCTGGTAGGTAATGAGGCCGCGGATGAGCTGCAGAGCAGCAGGGATAACCCTGCCCGTGCCTCTCTGGCACTGAAGAAGTGCTTCAGCAGGATGATGAACTGTGAGAAGAAAGTATTTGTAGATCAGCTGAACATGCTTGTGAAAAGAGTCTTGGAAGAAG AGGCAGCAGGTAAAGACACATCACGCAATAACGGAGAGCTGCTGCTTCGGCTCCACTCCCAGTACCCGGGTGATATCGGCTGTTTCTCCATCTACTTCCTGAACCGCATCGTGCTTCAACCAGGACAGGCCATGTTTCTGGGAGCTAATGAACCTCATGCCTACCTGTCTGGAG ATTGCGTTGAATGCATGGCCTGTTCGGATAACACGGTGCGTGCCGGACTGACCCCGAAGTACATCGATGTGAACACGTTGTGTGAAATGTTAAACTACAGTCCTGCTCCAGCCAGTGCCAAAAAATTTCCCTCAGTTCAGGACCCTTCAGACCCCTGCGTTCACCTGTACGACCCTCCTGTACCGGACTTCACCGTCATGAGGATACAG GTCCCTCCATCTGTGAAGCAGTACACAATGAGCCCTTTGGACTGTGCGTCCATCCTATTAGTGATCCAGGGCGAGGCCAGCGCGCTCTCAGACATCATGCTGCACAGGGGTTCCGTGCTGTTCATCTCCGCCAACGAGAGCGTCACGCTGCAGGTGACATCATCTTCTGGGATGATGATGTTCCGGGCCTGCTGTCTTCTCTAG
- the best1 gene encoding bestrophin-1: protein MTVTYSRRVADARLGTFSYLLLRWKGSIYKLLYRELLIFIVLYYIISVLYRFLLDDGQRRLFEKLAIYCDQYAQLIPVSFVLGFYVTLVVSRWWGQFESIPWPDRLAVLVGGYIRGADEGARLIRRSLVRYANLSGILIYRSISTAVYKRFPTMQHLVQGGLMTVEELRQLEELPSPHNKFWVPCMWFVNLALRARTDGRINNDVALSAILNELNTLRSQCMKLYSYDWISLPLVYTQVVTVAVYSFFLTCLIGRQFLDPAQGYQGHNLDFYFPVFTLLQFFFYVGWLKVAEQLINPFGEDDDDFETNWLVDRNLQVSLLSVDEMYDMLPMIKKDKYWNESEPQPPYTAASAEHQKPSYMGSALDISVPKEDMEFQHNLEQIKEHEEANHSTPLLGSLTRLLGLQSPSFPRSSPSSSSRASLLRRRPRAPFSRFPLYLHPEAPVMHSQNQNPPECDMAEYAFSSMPLYERPGFYSCPQTPIHCIPPPVNRLRPPRRVQGDLAHSISSLSHPLLGSQLLPPDTPGHMPRATSSGFSGMGEDGSGHPSVPTFSFPDPVAEMCPPSKLWINQALLSHHPPPSCLSMDTPPPTEGQQGPLSAHAMSGGGERVFSFTPPIRNPIQSSMSSGCINASSTSNSNTNNTNNSMGNLCDLTGLACGLSSNARILNRSTMALTNSASVITPTTANTTQQTPSQHNSPKDLREDLLGGLVVQSGAVIPSGAGNSSERG, encoded by the exons ATGACGGTGACATACTCGCGCAGGGTTGCAGATGCCCGTCTTGGGACCTTCTCTTACCTGCTACTGCGTTGGAAAGGGAGCATTTACAAGCTGCTGTACCGAGAGCTTCTCATCTTCATTGTGCTTTACTACATCATCAGTGTCCTCTACAG GTTCCTCTTGGATGATGGGCAGAGGAGGCTGTTTGAGAAACTTGCCATCTACTGTGATCAGTATGCACAACTCATTCCTGTATCATTCGTACTGG GTTTTTATGTGACCCTGGTGGTATCTCGCTGGTGGGGGCAGTTTGAGAGCATCCCATGGCCGGACCGCTTGGCAGTGTTGGTGGGAGGATACATCCGGGGGGCAGATGAAGGTGCCAGGCTGATCCGCAGGAGTCTGGTGCGTTATGCCAACCTGTCTGGCATCCTCATCTACCGCTCCATCAGCACTGCTGTCTATAAGAGGTTTCCCACCATGCAGCACCTTGTACAAGGAG GATTGATGACAGTAGAGGAACTAAGACAGCTGGAAGAACTGCCTTCTCCTCATAATAAATTCTGGGTTCCTTGCATGTGGTTTGTGAATCTGGCACTGAGAGCCCGGACAGATGGACGCATCAACAATGATGTCGCGCTCTCTGCCATTCTAAAC GAGTTAAATACGTTGCGCTCACAGTGCATGAAGCTGTACAGTTATGACTGGATCAGTCTGCCACTTGTATACACTCAG GTAGTAACTGTGGCTGTATACAGTTTCTTCTTGACTTGTCTGATTGGTCGGCAGTTTCTCGACCCCGCCCAAGGCTATCAGGGCCACAACCTCGACTTCTACTTTCCTGTCTTCACACTGCTGCAGTTCTTCTTCTATGTCGGCTGGCTCAAG GTGGCAGAGCAACTCATCAATCCATTCGGGGAAGATGATGATGACTTTGAGACGAACTGGCTAGTAGATCGCAACTTACAG GTGTCTCTGCTGTCAGTCGATGAAATGTATGATATGCTTCCGATGATAAAGAAGGACAAATACTGGAATGAATCAGAGCCTCAGCCGCCGTACACAGCTGCCAGTGCTGAACACCAAAAACCCTCTTACATGGGCTCTGCTCTGGACATCAG TGTACCTAAAGAAGATATGGAGTTCCAACATAACCTGGAGCAGATCAAGGAGCATGAGGAAGCCAACCACTCCACTCCTCTTCTGGGCAGTTTGACTCGTTTGCTGGGTTTACAGTCACCTAGCTTTCCCcgctcttctccttcttcttcttctaggGCTTCTCTTCTCCGTCGCCGGCCACGTGCTCCTTTCAGCCGCTTCCCACTCTATCTGCATCCTGAAGCCCCTGTGATGCACAGCCAGAACCAAAATCCACCTGAATGTGACATGGCTGAGTATGCTTTTTCCTCCATGCCCCTGTACGAGAGACCTGGTTTCTATAGTTGCCCACAGACACCCATCCACTGTATTCCCCCGCCTGTTAATCGTCTCCGCCCACCCCGCAGGGTACAGGGCGACCTGGCACACAGCATCAGCTCACTTTCTCACCCTTTGCTGGGATCCCAGCTGTTGCCTCCTGATACACCAGGCCACATGCCCCGTGCCACATCCTCAGGCTTTTCTGGGATGGGAGAAGACGGCTCAGGACACCCTTCTGTGCCCACTTTCTCCTTCCCCGATCCTGTAGCAGAGATGTGCCCTCCGAGCAAACTATGGATAAATCAGGCGCTGCTGTCCCATCATCCCCCACCTTCTTGTCTCTCTATGGACACTCCTCCTCCAACAGAAGGACAGCAGGGACCCTTAAGTGCCCATGCGAtgagtggaggaggagagagagtgttctCCTTCACTCCTCCCATACGGAACCCCATTCAGAGCAGCATGAGCTCAGGGTGCATAAATGCATCCAGCACATCCAACAGCAACACCAACAATACCAACAACAGCATGGGTAACCTGTGTGATCTCACAGGTCTTGCATGTGGCTTGAGCAGCAACGCAAGAATTCTCAACAGAAGCACCATGGCACTGACTAACTCAGCCAGTGTCATCACTCCTACTACTGCCAACACAACACAGCAAACACCCAGTCAGCACAATTCCCCCAAGGATTTGCGGGAGGATTTACTGGGAGGGTTAGTGGTGCAGAGTGGAGCTGTGATACCCAGTGGGGCAGGGAACAGTTCTGAGAGAGGATGA
- the plex9.2 gene encoding three prime repair exonuclease 4, producing MAVSFGETDLPNMVFFDLETTGLGPSCDIVQLAAVSGHHTLNLFMVPRCRMEPGASRITGFRVRRHRLFLHRRPVLTNSLKEALVSFITFLRMFGRPLLVGHNIRRFDCLVLARVLDEFDLKAVFQAGIVGFLDSLPLTRQLLKHRGVHSFKQENLVKTVLGVSYAAHNALGDVQALQKLYWALGPRASQIQQHIFSLDSLCKRSKDRITCVNSKSDSNGEVQLLQS from the exons ATGGCGGTCAGTTTTGGTGAAACTGATTTACCTAACATGGTGTTCTTTGATTTGGAGACTACTGGTCTtg GGCCCTCATGTGACATTGTTCAGCTTGCAGCGGTGAGCGGTCATCACACATTAAACCTCTTCATGGTTCCTCGATGCAGGATGGAGCCTGGTGCTTCCAGAATCACCGGCTTCAGAGTACGGCGTCATCGACTCTTTCTTCACCGCAGACCGGTGCTCACCAACTCACTGAAGGAAGCCCTGGTGTCCTTCATAACCTTCCTTCGTATGTTTGGACGCCCGCTGCTGGTGGGTCACAACATTCGCAGATTTGATTGCCTTGTACTGGCCAGAGTTTTGGACGAGTTTGACCTGAAAGCAGTCTTCCAGGCTGGAATTGTGGGCTTTCTGGACAGTCTCCCATTGACCCGGCAGCTTCTCAAGCACCGTGGTGTCCACAGTTTTAAGCAGGAGAACTTAGTTAAGACTGTGCTTGGGGTTTCCTATGCGGCTCATAATGCCTTGGGTGATGTCCAGGCCCTACAGAAGCTTTACTGGGCTCTGGGACCCAGAGCCAGTCAGATTCAGCAGCACATTTTCAGCTTGGACTCACTGTGTAAACGCTCGAAAGACAGAATAACTTGTGTGAACAGCAAATCGGACAGCAACGGTGAAGTCCAACTACTACAGTCCTAA